The window CATTGAATTTTGTCCGTAAGAGTAAATTGCCGCTGTAAGGAATATCAGAAGTATTAAAATTGATTTTCTCATATTATCTTTTGATATTTATTTATTTTTTTCTAAAAATAAATAAATATCACCTGCAAAACAATTTTGGTTTAAACACCTATAAAAGCAAAATCTAAGTTTTAAAATAAAAAAATGAAAGATTTTACATTGCTCTCTTTAATGATTCTCAGCATATTAAATTCGATTCATTTAGTAGAAAAATAATGACTTTAAATGTAAATGTTTGATTTTTAGTCGGTAGCAGGATGGCGCAGGATGCTCATATTTTTCAATCTGTTTAGCTTGGTTAACACAAAATTAATATTCATGAAAAATAGAAATTTACTTTTTAAGCAAACGATTAAATCATTGCTACTTTGTGGAATTACCTTATCTACTGCGAATCTTGATGCACAGACTTTAGCATTTCCGGAAGCTACCGGTTTCGGAAGATTTACCACTGGCGCAAGAGGCGCAGCCAATCCTCAAATTTATTTGGTAACCAATTTAAATGATAGCGGGGCTGGTTCGTTTCGTGATGCGGTAAGTCAGCCGGGTCGTTTTGTAATTTTTAAAGTAGGTGGAATTGTTAATTTACAGTCGGTGGTTGCTGTAGCATCCAATACCACAATTGCCGGACAAACTGCTCCCGGAGAAGGAATTTTATTTTTAGGACCGAGAGTTTCATTTTCAGGGTCGAATAATACAATTGCCCGATACTTTAGGGTTCGTTATGGAGGAACTTCCCAAAATCAGGATGCATCAGGAATTGCAAATGGAGCCAATATTATTTTAGATCACATGACCTTTACATGGGGAACAGATGAGGTATTTTCTGTTAACTGGGACAACAATGGCACCGCTCCCGATAATATAACAATCCAGAATTCTATTATCGGACAGGGATTACATCGTCATAATCACTCAGCAGGTGGTTTAATGCAGCCTCCTCCAGGCGGGAAGATCAGTTTGATTGGAAATTTATATATATCTAACAAAACCCGAAATAATAAAATAAAAGGCATCAATGAATTTGTAAACAATGTAGTTTATAATTGGGGCAATTATGGAAATACTTACGGACATACCCAATCTGGTGAAGCCTATATTATGGGCGGAGATTCTGCAGGCGCTTCGTATGCAAACATCATCAATAACTATTTTATTGGAGGTCCTAATACAAGTAATACGGCTTCTACCCCTTTCAGCGTAGGAAATGCCAACTTCAATTTATATGGTTCCGGAAATTATTTTGATAATAATAAAAACGGAATTCTGGATGGTACTTTAGTCCCTCAGAATTTAACAGGATATCCTGTTGGAGATATCAACGCTATTCAGACAACTTCGTATGATTATCCGATGAAAAACCCGACCTTGACTGCACAAGGAGCGTTTGATAATATTGTTGCAAAAGTAGGCGCGTCTTATCCGAGACGTGATCAGGTAGACCAGCTGATAGTTTCAGATTTGATGACGAAAGGAACAACCGCAACTTATGTATATGTACAAAGTGATCTTACAACTCAGTTTGGTTTTACCAATGGTGGTGCAGGACACATTTATGGCGCTCCGGCTCCTTTAGACACCGATAATGACGGAATGCCTGATGCGTGGGAAACTGCTAACGGATTGAATCCAAATGTTTTTGATGCTTTGGCAGTAAGCACAACACACGCTCCGTATCTGAATATTGAGGTTTACATTAACGGTTTACATAACACGATTGCCCCAGATTTTATTATTCCTCCATCGAATTTAAATTTCACTAATCCTGTGACAACGGGAAGTCCGGCTGCAAGTTCATTAACGGTTAATTGGAACGATAATGCAACCAATGAAACGAATTATGTATTAGAACGGTCTACCAATGGTACTGCATTTACAGTGATTGCAACATTGCCTGTAAACACAACGACTTACAATGAAACAGGTTTAACACCCAACACTCAATATTATTACAGAGTGAAAGCGGTGAATGCTACAGAATCTTCAGTGTATACCTCAAACACTTCTGTCACTACACCGCCTGTTCCGTCTGCTCCTACAAAAGCAACTAATCCGAATCCTGCCAATGGTTTTAATGACGTACAACTGACCAATGGGAATTTACTTTTAAAATGGATAGGAAGTACCAATACCACTACATATACTGTTTATTTTGGAACAAATCCACAAAATTTAAGCAATGTCGCTACAGTTCCTTATTCTGCTACACCATCCTACCAGTTAAGTAATTTAAATACGGCAACCAATTATTACTGGAGAATAGATTCGTCTAATGCATTGGGTTCTGTAACAGGTGATGTTTGGAGTTTCCGTGCGTTAACACCTAGTCTTGTCGGCAACTGGCCTTTCTCGGAAGCGCCTTTATCTGGTGAGCAGATTGCTGATGTTACTTCTTATGCCAATCACGGAACATTAAATGTAACGTATGATAATGCAAACGTAAGAGTTCCCGGAAAGGAAAATTATGCTCTTGATCTGGCAACTTCACCCAATACTCCGTACATAGCGAGTATTCCGCATCAGGATCAGATCTTATTTAATACGAATTCTTTCACGGTTTCTTATTGGATGAAGGCTCCGACAAGCATGATCCCATCGTCTTCAGCGACCAGTCTTTATGTGTTGTGTAAAGGTTCGTTTACCAGAAATACGACAACAGGAGCTACCGGAAAACGTTTTAATGTAGAAATAAAAGGCGGTCAGTTGCGATATGCAATTGATGATGATGTTACGAAAAAAGAAATCACTTCCCCAATTGCCAATTATTTTACCAACAACTGGGTACATGTTATCATCCAAAGAGATATTACGGCGCATAAAATGAGAATTTACACGAATGGCGTTTTAAGTACTGAAGGTGATGAGACTGCCGTTACAGGAATTGGTGAAGCAAGTGACCTGGTTATCGGGAATATTGGTGAACTGGAATTTTTATCAACTACCAATGCTCCAGCTCCTTATAAAGGTGCTTTTGATGAGCTTAAAATGTACAACTACGCATTGTCTCCAACAGAAATATCTGCTTTGTACAGTCAGGCGGTGTTGAGAAATGCGGAATTCAGTATCAGCAAAAATGTGGGAACGGTATATCCGAATCCTGTGAAAGACCAGATTTTCATTAAACTTCCTGAGTATAAAAAATCAAGTTTAACCGCTACAATTTTAGATATGACAGGAAAAGTGATTGTTAAAGAGAAATTAAATGCTAATGGAAACGGAACCTTTAATTTAAATATTGCCGGGAAAAAAGTTTCAGGAAATTATATTCTGAATGTTTCAGGAGAGGAGTTGAACAGCAATTTTAAAATTATTGTTCAGTAAAATAGAGCACACTTAGTTTAATTCATATTGTATCAAAAGTAGGTCCTTTCAATTTTTTGAAAGGATCTTTTGTTTGTGAATATTTAAAGCATTTTTGCCATTAAGAAGTTGATCATTTTAATTAACAATTATGTTTATCCGTTTTTACTAATGATTTATAATTTAACGCAAAGGCAAACAAAGAATATTAAAATTTTGACTGTTTTAAAGTTATACAAAGGCGTAAACTTAGCAAAAAAATACAAGAAATTATAAAATATGAGAAATTGTGGGCAAGCATTCAGAATTAAGCTTCTAAATTTTAAAAAGATTAAAGTTGTTCCCTTTCTAATTTGAATTGATGTAATTCTTTTTTGGATAATAATATGTCTTTTCCAAGTTGGAAAAATTCTTTTCTGAGTTTGCTTATTTCTTTTTTAAGTTTGGATAATTCTTTTTCGGGGTATTCGATTTCTGCCTGAAGTAGCTTTATTTCTATTTCTGATACGAAAAATCCTCTTGCTTTAAAAGAGGATTTTGTTTTTAGGAGCGTATTGTCCTTAAAGAGAAATGGTGGTGAGGTTTTTAATTTTTAATTTTAGAAAATTCTATACCTTTTATCTGTGCAAACTCCGGACTGGTAGCTCCGAATATCGCCTTGATGTATTTTTTGATGTCTGAAACAGTCTCGTAAATTCCGATTTTATCACCGTATAAAAGTTTGTTTCTGGTGATTCTTGCATTGTTGACATTAGCATACGCTCTTATTACCTCCAAATTTTTATTTTGTAAATCTGTGATGGTTGAGGCAAGTGTGTCTACAAGCAATTCCGGCTCATTAGGCTGATAGTTGGGCTCGTTTGCTAAGACCATTTTAAGCGCTGATAAATGCTGAATGAGCTGGTCATAAGATTGCTGGCTCACAGAAATGGTAGTGGGAGTCGCTTCGGGACTGGTAGGATTCTTTGGAGGAGATGCTCTTTTGCCCTGTAATTTTCGATTGTAGAATTTTGCTTCTTTAATACTGCCTTCAGATGCGTCTGAAACCTGTATTGCATTGATGAATCTTGTTGCCATCGTTTTGACACCGCTGAAAGCTTCCTGCCTTTCGCTTACCTTTCTGTTGTAAATGGTATTGTTAGATAAAACATCTGCGAGAGCAATTTCGGAAGAACTTTTCAAAGCAATGAGTGTGGGTAACTGTAAGCTGGTTTTTGAGGGATTGTAGGATGAGCCGTAGCCCATTAAGAACTCGATTAAGGTCTGAAAGTTTGCAATGTTTTTTGCATGACCTGTTTCTGTGGTTGATGCCATAAGTCATTTGTGTTTAATTTGTTAGTATAACAAATATAGATTTTTTTCAGATAGAAAAGAATGGGTGTTGTGGCTTTTTATGAGAAAACCTCACCGGAGCGAGGTTTTACATTTACTATTTTCTTTGCTGTCGCAAGAATGCTGATTTTGTTGATAATACGAGGAAGACGCTCGCACTAATGAGGCCTTATATTCTACTATCTATCGGAAATTTAATTATTTTCCTTAGTGATTCAATGTGCAGACTTAGGAGTTGTATGTTTTTCAATACTTCCTCATAAAAATCATCATTATTGATATTATTACCATAGTTGATACCTAGACTATTATTTCCTTCAAACGTTGTTGTGTAATAACTGTTAAAAGGATTTGTTTTGTGTGCAAAACCATTTCTTATCTCTTCTCTAAATTTTTTAGTATCACTTTCAAAACCTTCTATAACGTTCAAAATGTTTTGATTAGTTATATTCCTATTTTTATTTAATTCCTTTTTTAAACTTGATAAATTAACTGCATAATCATTTATAACATTTGAATCTATAAACGAATTTATAAGTTGCAAAATACAATCTCTTACTGATACTATGAAATATGAAATTATCTCTGCTAAATATCTAAAATATTGCTGATCTTTTGAATTATTTGAGATTTTGTACCTATCCAAATAAGTTGACATATAAATAAAAGTATTCCTCAGGTGAATTACTTTTATTGTAATTTCAGAATTCCATTTAATTAAATTATTTAAACGATGTCTTTCCTTTAAGCTCCTTTCTAAAGATTGATCTAATAGTATTTCTAACTCATTTCCAATAATATCAAAAATATAGCTTGAACCTTCTTTGTCTTTATATATAAAATTTAAACCTGTAAATTCTGAAATTATTGATATTGATTTCTGTACTTCTTTTTTGGTTAAGTTATCTATCATAGCTTATAAGTGAAAATTGAATATTTTAACATTAAAAAGTTCAAAAAATAGTAAAACTAAACTATTTAATCACTAATTCCGCCTCAAAAACATCCACAAAATGCTTTCTGATTTTCGCTTTAATGTCTTCCATTTCTTCGAGAGTAAGTTCTCTTTCTAGTTCTCTTTTCAAAGAAGCTACCTGTTTATCTTTTATACCGCAAGGAATGATGTATTCAAAATAACGCATATCGGTATTGATATTTAAAGCAAAACCGTGTAAAGTTACCCAACGTGAGGCTTTTACACCCATCGCACAAATTTTTCTGGCGTAAGGTTTTCCCACATCCAGCCAAACTCCGGTTTCTCCGGGAGAACGCTCGCCTTTCAGTCCGTATTCGGCAATGGTTCTGATAATGACTTCTTCAAGATTCCTCATGTATTTGTGAATATCTGTGAAGAAATTTTCAAGATCTAATACAGGATAACCCACAATTTGTCCGTAACCGTGATAGGTAATATCACCGCCACGATTAACTTTTACGAAAGTGGCATCTATTTCCTTCAGTTTATCGATTCCTGCAAGCATATTTTCTTCATGACCGCTTTTACCGAGCGTGTAAACGTGAGGATGCTCTACCAAAAGAAAATGATTGGGCGTTGTAAGATGTTGTTCGGCAGGAAGGTCTCTGTTTTTAACTTTAATATCAATAATATCTTTCATCAGTTTTTCCTGATAATCCCAAGAGGGCTGATATTCTTTGATGCCTAAATCTTCAAATTCTACGACTTTATTCTGATGTGTATTCATTCTTTAATTTGATGAAACAAATTTAGTGATTTTTACGCTCTTATGGAATGGATGAAATCTATGGCTTTGGTCTTCCAATCTCTATTTTGCAAAAGGATGTTGACGAAGGCGGTACCGATGATTCCGCCGTCTGCTTTTTGGGTAACGTTTTTAAAATCTTCTTTAGATTTAATTCCAAAACCTATCATTACAGGATTTTTCAGAGGGAGAGAGGCTATCCTGGAAAGGTATTCTTCATTTTTTAAAACAGCATTCTCATTTCCTGTTGTGGATGAAGAACTTACCGCATACAAAAAACCTGAACTTAGAGAATCGAGATACAAAATTCTTTCATCTGACGTTTCGGGAGTTACCAAAAACGTAAAGTTTAAGTTGTATTTTTCTAAAATTTGCTGGTAATTTTTTTCAAATTCAATCGGCGGTAAATCAGGAATAATTAAGCCTGAAACTCCACTTTCAGAACATTCTCTGCAAAAATTTTCAAACCCGAAACTTAAAACCGGATTGATGTATCCCATTAATATAATTGGAATTCTGATCTCGTTTTTAACAGATTTCAGTTGAGAAAGTAAAGTTGAAATGGTCATTCCGTTATTTAAAGCCAGTTCGTGTGCTTTTTGAATGACAGGTCCATCGGCGACAGGATCAGAATAGGGCATCCCGATCTCCATCATTTCAGCTCCGGAATCTTGAATGAGTTTTATAATTTCTGCGGTATCTTCCAATTGCGGAATTCCTGCTGTGAAGTAGATGTTGAGGAGTTTGGGTTGGGTGTTGGAAGCTGGAAGTTGGGTGTTATTTTGGGGCATATGTTTTTTATATTGGTTTGATTTTGATAGGATTTTATCCTATTCTTTGTTAAGACGTCCTTTCAGGACTTTTTTTGGAGGGTTTTGTATTGGCTTTTGTTTGATAGGATTTTATCCTATTCTTTGTTAAAGCGTCCTTTCAGGACTTGGTTGATGGAAATTTGGAGTATAAATTTTAATTTTTAATCTATTATTTTATATTGTGTGGTTGATAGGATTTTATCCTATCCTTTGTTAAGACGTCCTTTCAGGACTTTTTTGAGGGGTTTTTGGGGCGTAAATTTTATGTTTTTAATCAATTATTTTATATCGTGTGTTTGATAGGATTTTATCCTATCCTTTGCTAAGTCGTCCTTTCAGGACTTGATTGACGGAAATTTCTATATTTGACGAAATTGCGACCCGGCTTGAGCGGAACTCCTTTTTGTTATTGCGATGGCTGAAAAAATGTATGGATGACTTCACTTTGTTCGCAATGACAAAAAGAGTGGGAGTGGAAGACGGAATTTGTCGCCATAAAAACTATCAACTGATAGCAATCAACCATCAACCAAATTCTTCAAATACGTTTCCATATCCTTATCACCACGACCGCTTAAGCAAATAACGACAATATCATTTTCGTTAAATTTCTTTTTATCTAAAACGGCCAAAGCATGAGCGCTTTCCAAAGCGGGAATTATGCCTTCTAATTTTGTCAGTTCAAAAGCAGATTGCAAAGCTTCATCATCATTAATACTGAAAAATTCAGCACGGTTTTCTTTAAATAAATGCGCATGAAAAGGACCGATTCCAGGGTAATCTAAACCTGCAGAAATAGAATGTGGCTCAACAACTTGACCATCTTTGGTTTGCATAACCAAACTTTTGCTTCCATGTAAAACGCCTAAAGTTCCGAGAAAAGTAGTTGCCGCAGATTTCCCTGAATCTACTCCGAAACCTCCGGCTTCGGCAGCAATAATTTTCACATTTTCTTCTTCTACAAAATGATAGAAAGTTCCTGCAGCATTGCTTCCACCACCAACACAAGCGATGACATAATCAGGAGTTGAACGACCAATTTGTTCGTTAAGTTGCTCCTTAATTTCCTTAGAAATCACCGATTGAAATCTCGCCACCAAATCGGGAAACGGATGCGGACCAACCACACTTCCGATAACGTAGTGGGTGGTTGTTGAGTTATTAATCCAGTCTCTTAATGCTTCATTCACGGCATCTTTTAACGTTTTTGAACCTGAAGTTGCAGGAACCACGGTTGCGCCTAACATTTTCATTCTCGCTACATTTGGAGCCTGTCTTGCAATGTCGATTTCGCCCATATAAACAATGCATTCCAAACCAAGAAGGGCACAAGCCGTTGCGGTTGCCACACCGTGTTGTCCGGCTCCTGTTTCGGCAATGATTCTGTGTTTTCCCAAACGTTTTGCCAATAAAACCTGCCCCAAAGCATTGTTGATTTTGTGCGCTCCGGTATGGTTGAGGTCTTCTCTTTTTAAATAAATCTGAGTCTTGTATTTTTTACTTAAATTTTTCGCCAAATATAATGGAGTAGCGCGACCTACATAGTTTTTCAACAAATCCTGATATTCATTCTGAAATTCTTCAGATTCTATGATTTCAAGATAGTTTTTTTGCAGTTCTTCTACATTCGGATAGAGCATTTCGGGGATGAAAGCTCCGCCAAATTCTCCGTAATAGCCTTGTTCGTCTGGATTTTTATAGTTTGTTTTAATCATTTTTGTAATTAATTTCGGGTTGATGTTTTACTTCAAAATTTAATGAGTTGGCAATGAAACAATACTCATTTGCTTTGTGATGAAGCTCGATTGCTTTTTCGACCATTTCTTTTTCTGCAACCAAAATTTTGGGTTTAAGGATAATTTCTGTGAACTTTCCATTTCCGTTTTCGCTTTCTATCATTGTTCCTTCTGCAAAATCTATATATTCTAAAACAAGAATATTATTGACTGAGCAAAAATGCAAATACCACAAAAGATGACATGAAGAAACAGAAGCTAACAACAAATCTTCAGGATTATGAAGGTCTGGATTTCCTAAAAACGCAGGGTCTGAAGAACCTTTTATTTCAGGTTTTCCATCAACCGATATGGTATAACTTCTTTCATAAGAGCGGTAGCTTTTTGTAGATTCACCGGTGTTTCCCGTCCATTTTATTTTTGATTTATATTGATGGTTTTTCATGTTTTTATATTTTTTCACATTGAAGAAAGAGTCCTGAAGGGACGATTTAGCAAAGGATTGGATGAAGTCCAATCATCAATAATATCCCACAAACAATTAATCCCACAAATATTTTTCGTCATATTCCATTTTATATTTTTTGTAATATTTGACAATTTCAGTTTTGAAATCCATTTCATTATGATGTTCTCTCTGATTTTTTATATAATCTATCACAGCAAAAATATTATTTGGACTCACGGAAAAAGCTCCGTAACCATCCTGCCAGAAGAAGTTCTCATATTTCTCACCTTTAGTTTTTATCCATTTTGATGAATACGTTTTTATTTCCTGAACCAATTTCATTAAAGCAATTTTCTTTGATAGCAAACAAAGTATGTGTATATGATTATCTGTACCGCCAATTTGTAATGCTGTGCTTTCAAAATCTTTGCATAATGTAGCAATGTATGAGAACAATTCTTTTTCTATGTTTTCATCAATAAAATCTTCGCGATGTTTTGTGCTAAAAACAATATGAATGTAATTTTTAACTAATGATTGTGACATATTTGTGTTTTTTTAATTTTAATTCTAATGTAAATTGGACTTCATCCAATTCTGTATTAAGTCGTCCTTTCAGGACTCATTCATTATTAGACTTTTAAATTTAGATATTTTTTTTACATCTTTAATTCCTGGTTCGATTTCAAATTTTGAATTGATGTCAAGCGCAAAAGGAATGTTTAACTTTGTCAAAGTTTTATTTTCAAACATATTAACTTTGACAAAGTTTTTCAATTCTTCCACGTTTTCTAAAGAAATTCCGCCGCTTAAAAAATAAGGAATTGGGATTTTTATTTCGTTGAGAATATTCCAGTCGAAAGTTTTTCCTGTTCCGCCAAACGCTTTTGAATCGGTGTCGAATAGGAGATAGTTGATAGTTGATGGTTGATGGTTGTCAGTCTGAGCGGAGTCGAAGACTTTTTCAATTTTTGTTCTGGCTTCTGACTCTTGGTTTCCAATTCTAATGACTTTTATAATTTCAACTTCAGGTTTTAATTTTTTTCTCAATTTTAAAATAAAATCTTCATTTTCATCACCGTGAAGCTGAATAAAATTTAAACTTGCTTCTTCTGAAATTTTTATTATTTTTTCTAAATCTTCATTCACAAAAACACCTACTTTTCCTGAATGATTGATATTTGAAATTTCACTTAAACTTAAATGATTCAAAACATATCTTGGCGATTTATTGTAGAAAATAAAGCCTAGGAAATCAATTTTTAATGCCACTAATTCACGAATTTGATTAAGGTCTGTCA is drawn from Chryseobacterium muglaense and contains these coding sequences:
- a CDS encoding LamG-like jellyroll fold domain-containing protein, whose product is MKNRNLLFKQTIKSLLLCGITLSTANLDAQTLAFPEATGFGRFTTGARGAANPQIYLVTNLNDSGAGSFRDAVSQPGRFVIFKVGGIVNLQSVVAVASNTTIAGQTAPGEGILFLGPRVSFSGSNNTIARYFRVRYGGTSQNQDASGIANGANIILDHMTFTWGTDEVFSVNWDNNGTAPDNITIQNSIIGQGLHRHNHSAGGLMQPPPGGKISLIGNLYISNKTRNNKIKGINEFVNNVVYNWGNYGNTYGHTQSGEAYIMGGDSAGASYANIINNYFIGGPNTSNTASTPFSVGNANFNLYGSGNYFDNNKNGILDGTLVPQNLTGYPVGDINAIQTTSYDYPMKNPTLTAQGAFDNIVAKVGASYPRRDQVDQLIVSDLMTKGTTATYVYVQSDLTTQFGFTNGGAGHIYGAPAPLDTDNDGMPDAWETANGLNPNVFDALAVSTTHAPYLNIEVYINGLHNTIAPDFIIPPSNLNFTNPVTTGSPAASSLTVNWNDNATNETNYVLERSTNGTAFTVIATLPVNTTTYNETGLTPNTQYYYRVKAVNATESSVYTSNTSVTTPPVPSAPTKATNPNPANGFNDVQLTNGNLLLKWIGSTNTTTYTVYFGTNPQNLSNVATVPYSATPSYQLSNLNTATNYYWRIDSSNALGSVTGDVWSFRALTPSLVGNWPFSEAPLSGEQIADVTSYANHGTLNVTYDNANVRVPGKENYALDLATSPNTPYIASIPHQDQILFNTNSFTVSYWMKAPTSMIPSSSATSLYVLCKGSFTRNTTTGATGKRFNVEIKGGQLRYAIDDDVTKKEITSPIANYFTNNWVHVIIQRDITAHKMRIYTNGVLSTEGDETAVTGIGEASDLVIGNIGELEFLSTTNAPAPYKGAFDELKMYNYALSPTEISALYSQAVLRNAEFSISKNVGTVYPNPVKDQIFIKLPEYKKSSLTATILDMTGKVIVKEKLNANGNGTFNLNIAGKKVSGNYILNVSGEELNSNFKIIVQ
- the lipB gene encoding lipoyl(octanoyl) transferase LipB; protein product: MNTHQNKVVEFEDLGIKEYQPSWDYQEKLMKDIIDIKVKNRDLPAEQHLTTPNHFLLVEHPHVYTLGKSGHEENMLAGIDKLKEIDATFVKVNRGGDITYHGYGQIVGYPVLDLENFFTDIHKYMRNLEEVIIRTIAEYGLKGERSPGETGVWLDVGKPYARKICAMGVKASRWVTLHGFALNINTDMRYFEYIIPCGIKDKQVASLKRELERELTLEEMEDIKAKIRKHFVDVFEAELVIK
- the trpA gene encoding tryptophan synthase subunit alpha — translated: MPQNNTQLPASNTQPKLLNIYFTAGIPQLEDTAEIIKLIQDSGAEMMEIGMPYSDPVADGPVIQKAHELALNNGMTISTLLSQLKSVKNEIRIPIILMGYINPVLSFGFENFCRECSESGVSGLIIPDLPPIEFEKNYQQILEKYNLNFTFLVTPETSDERILYLDSLSSGFLYAVSSSSTTGNENAVLKNEEYLSRIASLPLKNPVMIGFGIKSKEDFKNVTQKADGGIIGTAFVNILLQNRDWKTKAIDFIHSIRA
- the trpB gene encoding tryptophan synthase subunit beta, with translation MIKTNYKNPDEQGYYGEFGGAFIPEMLYPNVEELQKNYLEIIESEEFQNEYQDLLKNYVGRATPLYLAKNLSKKYKTQIYLKREDLNHTGAHKINNALGQVLLAKRLGKHRIIAETGAGQHGVATATACALLGLECIVYMGEIDIARQAPNVARMKMLGATVVPATSGSKTLKDAVNEALRDWINNSTTTHYVIGSVVGPHPFPDLVARFQSVISKEIKEQLNEQIGRSTPDYVIACVGGGSNAAGTFYHFVEEENVKIIAAEAGGFGVDSGKSAATTFLGTLGVLHGSKSLVMQTKDGQVVEPHSISAGLDYPGIGPFHAHLFKENRAEFFSINDDEALQSAFELTKLEGIIPALESAHALAVLDKKKFNENDIVVICLSGRGDKDMETYLKNLVDG
- a CDS encoding OsmC family protein, whose translation is MKNHQYKSKIKWTGNTGESTKSYRSYERSYTISVDGKPEIKGSSDPAFLGNPDLHNPEDLLLASVSSCHLLWYLHFCSVNNILVLEYIDFAEGTMIESENGNGKFTEIILKPKILVAEKEMVEKAIELHHKANEYCFIANSLNFEVKHQPEINYKND
- the tnpA gene encoding IS200/IS605 family transposase, whose translation is MSQSLVKNYIHIVFSTKHREDFIDENIEKELFSYIATLCKDFESTALQIGGTDNHIHILCLLSKKIALMKLVQEIKTYSSKWIKTKGEKYENFFWQDGYGAFSVSPNNIFAVIDYIKNQREHHNEMDFKTEIVKYYKKYKMEYDEKYLWD
- a CDS encoding phosphoribosylanthranilate isomerase, encoding MIESQKSSTENHQPKLKVCGLTDLNQIRELVALKIDFLGFIFYNKSPRYVLNHLSLSEISNINHSGKVGVFVNEDLEKIIKISEEASLNFIQLHGDENEDFILKLRKKLKPEVEIIKVIRIGNQESEARTKIEKVFDSAQTDNHQPSTINYLLFDTDSKAFGGTGKTFDWNILNEIKIPIPYFLSGGISLENVEELKNFVKVNMFENKTLTKLNIPFALDINSKFEIEPGIKDVKKISKFKSLIMNES